DNA from Bacteroidota bacterium:
CAAATCTAAAACACAAATACCGTAAAAAATGGATGTCCGGATTAACCGACACGACAGGCAGTAAGCAGGATTATTATGGTGAAAATATTATTCGCTATGAAGATCATGTTTACCGCAATAATATTCATACTGTACAACTATACGATTCCTCATTTCAACTCTCCTCCCCTATCATACAACTTGGAGCAGGGCAACATCTTAAATTAAGTTTTGATGACCTTGAGGGAGATCTGAAAACATATAACTATACACTTATTCATTGCAGCCAGAACTGGGAACCATCCGGTCTTTCACCGGCCGATTATATTAAAGGATTTGACAATGATGCGATCTCTGAATATAAATACTCATTAAACACTATTCAACCCTACACGCATTACAATGTTGTTTTTCCGAATGAGAACATGGTTATTACAAAATCGGGGAATTACATTATTAAAGTATACGAGGATAATGATCCCGACAGACTTGTTCTTACAAAACGATTCATGGTGTATGATCAGAAAGTGAGTATCTCAGCATCCGTAAAACCAGCCACCACCATAAGCGACAGAAATTACAAACAGGAAATTGATTTCACCGTCAATCATACGGGTTATGAAATTCAAAATCCTTATAGTGATTTGAAAGTCATTATTATGCAGAATGGCAGATGGGACAATGCTATTTCCAGTCTAAAGCCGCAGTATATAAAGGAAGATATACTTATTTACGATTATGACAACGAAAACGTTTTTACAGGCGGAAATGAATTCAGGTACTTCGACACAAAAAATCTGCGTGTTCAAACGGAACGAATTCAGAAAACAACATACGATTCGCTTAAAAATCATGTTTATTTAATTCCCGATGAGAAGCGAACATTTAAACGTTATTCTACTTCACAGGATATTAACGGAAGATATCTCATTAAGATACAAGACGCGTTCAATAGTGAACGTGAAGCTGACTACTCGTATGTTCATTTTTTTCTGTCCTATAATGATCCCTTTACCGATGGTAACCTGTATATTCTAGGCGCTCTTTCCGATTGGCAGTTTAAAAAAAATTTCAGACTGAAATATAACCCGGATCGGGTGGGATATGAAGCTGTACTTTACCTGAAACAAGGTTATTATAATTATGAATATGTTTTTTTCAGGGACGGACAAGCTACCGGAGATGAAACTGTAATTGAAGGAATGCATTTTGAAACAGAAAACGATTATACAATTTATGTATATCATCATGCAGTTGGTACCAACTATGATCAATTGATCGGCGTGAAACAGCTAAACTCACTCACTTCCGGGAGGAATTGATTTCAGCCCTGCTTCCTGTTACTTTTAATTTAATATCCATGCAATCTGTACAAACGCATGGTAGTTTTGTATTTTACAGTTATTCCGCACAGCACATCATCTGTAACAGCTGCCCTATTTTCCATCCTTACAATCTTCTGAATTCACAATCATTTTTGTTTTTGAACAAATAAGTTAAGATTGTTTTAAATAAACCGTAACGACTTCAACGTTGAACCATTCAAAAAACCTCTATAACGATTAAATTTCATTTTTCAACTAATATTTTAAAATGTACACATTTCTACAAATATTTTTATAGTCAATTTAAAATTTAAAACTAAACTACAATGAATAATTTTATGATTCCGGCCGCATTTGTGATTGCATTTTTATTTGCACTAATATTCGGTGCATTCTTCAGTAAGCGCACGTTTTGGCGGGGATTTTTTTTATTTTTTTTCATTATATTTCTTGCGGGCTGGTCAAGCCAGCTTTGGATTACTCCCTATGGTCCTGTTTTGTGGGGCGTATCATGGCTTAGTCTGTTTTTCGTCACGCTTATATTTTCATTATTAATAATCGCATTAATACCTCCTGTAAATATTTCGCCCGTAACTACTGCTAACAAAAATGCGGAAGAGACATCTGCAGTTGCTTTCGGAGTATTCTTTTGGTTTCTGATTATTCTTCTCATTACCTCTATTGCTGTTGGTTATTACCGCATACCACCAATGTGATAGCATAAATAACCCTTAAATATCTAAGTCAAACGCTAAACAATAACAACAATTAAAAACAATTAAATCTAAAAACAATGGAAACAACACTAACAAAAACACCGGCTCGCAGATTGCGCAGCGTATCTCCTTTCTTGAGCTCACCTTTAGACAGGTTCTTCAGAAATGATTTCCTGGATTTCTGGAATGAAAATGGATTTTCGGGAACCACTCCGTCTCTGAATATCAGGGAAGAGAAAAATAATTACATCCTGAACCTGGCAGCCCCGGGATTAAAGAAAGAAGATTTTGACATTAATGTAGAAGGAAATCTACTAACCATTTCCTGCGATAAGGAAACTGAAACAAAGGAAAATGGCACAGAAGATTTTTCACGCAGAGAATACAACTATTCCTGCTTTTCCCGTACAGTTACATTGCCTGATTATGCCGAAAGCAACAAAATAGTTGCGAAATATACCGACGGAATTCTCAATTTAACGATTCCTAAAAAACCTGAAGCGCAAAGAGTAACCAGTCAAAAAATAAAAGTTCAATAAACATTTCGAATGAATTTTTTCTGATTTGTCAGGAAATTTCATTTAACAACAACTTTAAATGAAAAATTTAACTAAAAATAAAAAACCATGAAAAAAATAATATTATTGGCTCTGCTTGTAACAGGAAGTTACACAGGAATGTTAGCCCAAAAACCCGCTGTTATTGTTAGCGATAAAGCAGGATGGCATAAAATAGGTGAAACCACAGTCGATTATACGACCGAAACGGATGAAATTATAGTGATAGGAGCTGATCGTTTCAGCTCCATTAAACTTAAAGTAACCGATGCTCCAATCAATTTAATGTCATTTGATATTTATTTTGAAAGCGGGGATAAACAAAGCGTAACAATAGGAAACGAAATAAAAGATAATGAAGAAACACGTGTGATTCAATTAGATGGTGGTGAACGCAGTATAAAGAAAGTGGTTTTTCTGTATAAAACAGTCCCGAACACAATGGACAAAAAAGCCCATGTCGAACTTTGGGGCATGAAAACAAATCCGGATAAAAAAACTTCCTGGTAAAATAGCGCATTGTAAAATTTCAGGCGTCAAAATTTCAATGTAAAACATTGATTATACTAAATGGCAATTGTAGCAAATAAAACCCTCACAGTCAAAAGTCCGGCTTTTGCAAACAATCATTTTATTCCATCTGAATACACGTGCAATGGATCTAATGTTAATCCTGCGCTTATCATCAGCGATATACCTGAAGAAGCAAAATCCCTGGCTATTGTTGTAGATGACCCAGATGCACCGGGCAGTTTTAATCATTGGATAATGTGGGATATTCCAGTAAGGAATATAATAGAAGAAAATAGCAGACCGGGTACGGAAGGTAAAAATAGCAAAGATGAAAACAAATATGCAGGTCCTTGCCCTCCTTCAGATGGCACTCATCATTATCATTTTGGTGTATATGCGCTCGATACGACATTGAATTTACCTGGAAGCACAGATAAAAGCGCGCTCCTCAAAGCAATGGATGGACATATTCTTGCCTTCGGTGAATTGATTGGACTATTCAAAAAATAATTTTAACCAAAAAATATGCACTGGATAAAAACAGATTATCAGAATTCAATGAAGAAGCTTCCTGAATCAGTTCGCAATAAGGCCATTGAAATTGGATAGCAAGAATGGCAACTAAAGAAGCTAAGAAAATAAAATCTGGCAGCTGACAATCGGAACAAAAAAAATATACACAGATGAAAAATAAACTTTAATATATAAAAACTATGGCTAAATATGTAGATGGATTTGTCTTACCCGTTCCAAAGAAAAAACTCCCAGCCTACCGGCTTATGGCAGCGAAAGCAGGGAAAATTTGGAAGAAATACGGAGCATTGGAGTATTTTGAATGTGTTGGTGATGACCTTGCTCCGAAGTGGGCAGGAATTAAATTCCCGACAACAGTGAGAAGTAAGTCAGGCGAAACGGTTATTTTCTCATTTATTATTTATAAATCACGAGCGCATCGTGATAGCGTCAACGCAAAAGTCATGAAAGACCCATTCATGACTGATCCAAAACATAAAGACAAGCCTATGCCCTTCGACATGAAACGTATGGTATATGGCGGGTTTAAGGTTATTGTTGAAACCTGAAACAAAAACACAGAAGCAGAAGAAAAGTGCATGAGAGAATTAAAATTAAAATATGAAAAACCACGCATATATTAAACTCAATAAAAATATTTAAAAACCCTTTCCTATGGCATTTACATTACCTCCTCTCCCCTATCCAAAAGATGCATTGGAACCGTATATTGATGCGAAGACAATGGATATTCATCATGAAAAACATCATGGGACTTATGTTACTAAGCTCAACGAAGCCATTGTCAATACGGAAGCTGACCAAATGAATATAGAAAATATTTTGAAAAATATCTCTAACTATTCACCCGCGGTTCGAAATAATGCGGGTGGACATTATAATCACAGCATGTTCTGGATGCTCTTAAGTCCGGGCGAGGGTGGAAATCCTTCAGGACGGCTATCAGATGCCATAAATTCAGCATTCACTTCTTTTGATGAGTTCAAGAAGAAATTTACAGAAGCAGCAACCGGAAGATTCGGTTCCGGATGGGCGTGGCTGATAAAAAATTCATCCGGCAAACTTGAAATCTGCTCCACCCCCAATCAAGATAATCCTTTAATGGATAATGGCGAATATCCAAAAGGATTCCCTGTGCTCGGATTGGATGTATGGGAACATGCTTATTATCTAAAATATCAAAATCGCAGACCTGATTATATCACCGCATGGTGGAATATAATAAACTGGAAAGAAGCTGAAAAGCGTTTCACTTAATATTTTTAGCTATGGGAAAAAAGAAAAATAAACTTTCAAAGGATAAAAAGACACTGATCATTAAACAGAAAAATAATTTACCAGAGGAGCCTGACGAGAATAGGGATACAGCAAATCCCAATTCGGTTGGCTTAGGAAATCCTCCGCCAACTAAGC
Protein-coding regions in this window:
- a CDS encoding DUF1428 domain-containing protein yields the protein MAKYVDGFVLPVPKKKLPAYRLMAAKAGKIWKKYGALEYFECVGDDLAPKWAGIKFPTTVRSKSGETVIFSFIIYKSRAHRDSVNAKVMKDPFMTDPKHKDKPMPFDMKRMVYGGFKVIVET
- a CDS encoding DUF5103 domain-containing protein, whose product is MPANQLFIYISAILYCFIVPASAQSDTTNLKHKYRKKWMSGLTDTTGSKQDYYGENIIRYEDHVYRNNIHTVQLYDSSFQLSSPIIQLGAGQHLKLSFDDLEGDLKTYNYTLIHCSQNWEPSGLSPADYIKGFDNDAISEYKYSLNTIQPYTHYNVVFPNENMVITKSGNYIIKVYEDNDPDRLVLTKRFMVYDQKVSISASVKPATTISDRNYKQEIDFTVNHTGYEIQNPYSDLKVIIMQNGRWDNAISSLKPQYIKEDILIYDYDNENVFTGGNEFRYFDTKNLRVQTERIQKTTYDSLKNHVYLIPDEKRTFKRYSTSQDINGRYLIKIQDAFNSEREADYSYVHFFLSYNDPFTDGNLYILGALSDWQFKKNFRLKYNPDRVGYEAVLYLKQGYYNYEYVFFRDGQATGDETVIEGMHFETENDYTIYVYHHAVGTNYDQLIGVKQLNSLTSGRN
- a CDS encoding DUF2541 family protein, whose amino-acid sequence is MKKIILLALLVTGSYTGMLAQKPAVIVSDKAGWHKIGETTVDYTTETDEIIVIGADRFSSIKLKVTDAPINLMSFDIYFESGDKQSVTIGNEIKDNEETRVIQLDGGERSIKKVVFLYKTVPNTMDKKAHVELWGMKTNPDKKTSW
- a CDS encoding Hsp20/alpha crystallin family protein, whose amino-acid sequence is METTLTKTPARRLRSVSPFLSSPLDRFFRNDFLDFWNENGFSGTTPSLNIREEKNNYILNLAAPGLKKEDFDINVEGNLLTISCDKETETKENGTEDFSRREYNYSCFSRTVTLPDYAESNKIVAKYTDGILNLTIPKKPEAQRVTSQKIKVQ
- a CDS encoding superoxide dismutase, yielding MAFTLPPLPYPKDALEPYIDAKTMDIHHEKHHGTYVTKLNEAIVNTEADQMNIENILKNISNYSPAVRNNAGGHYNHSMFWMLLSPGEGGNPSGRLSDAINSAFTSFDEFKKKFTEAATGRFGSGWAWLIKNSSGKLEICSTPNQDNPLMDNGEYPKGFPVLGLDVWEHAYYLKYQNRRPDYITAWWNIINWKEAEKRFT
- a CDS encoding YbhB/YbcL family Raf kinase inhibitor-like protein — translated: MAIVANKTLTVKSPAFANNHFIPSEYTCNGSNVNPALIISDIPEEAKSLAIVVDDPDAPGSFNHWIMWDIPVRNIIEENSRPGTEGKNSKDENKYAGPCPPSDGTHHYHFGVYALDTTLNLPGSTDKSALLKAMDGHILAFGELIGLFKK